The sequence GCTGCGCTCCGCCACCGCCGGCGCCGGTAGCTTCACCCGCCAGTTCGACCACATGGCCGAAGTCACCGGCCGCGCCGCCGACCAGATCATCGCCGCGCATCAGCACGCGGCGTGATCGGTTAGGAAGGCAACGGCGTCTCGCTCCCTCTCCCCGTTCTGAACATCTTCACGGGGAGAGGGGCTGTCTCCGCACGTGCGGCGTTTCATAGGCCGCGCACTCTCCACGTCATTGCGAGCATAGCGAAGCAATCCAGGCTGTCTCCGCAGGGGCAGTCTAGATTGCTTCGTCGCAAGGGCTCCTCGCAATGACGGGGAGACAGCTCCGCAATCTGCTTGCGCTCTCCTGACAATGATGTATTTTACATCATTGTATATGCACCAACTATCACTTATAAACGCTAGTACGTGAGGCCAAGGTGATCACGTCGTTCCAGATGCGGGCGGCCCGGGCGCTGCTCGGCATTGACCAGAAAACCCTGGCCGAGCTTGCCGGCGTGTCGCTGCCGACCATCCAGCGGATGGAAGCCTCGACCGGCAATGTTCGCGGCGTGGTCGAGACCTTGATCAAGGTGGTCGAGGCGTTCGATCGGGCCGGCGTCGAGCTGATCGGCGAGCAGGCGCGCAGTGACAGCGGCGGGCGTGGCGTTCGCCTCAAGGAGCCGGGGCCGCCGCGCCGCGTCGGGGCATGATCGCGTTGGGCGTGCCCGGAAAACAAATAAGCTAACCGCACCGTCGCGTCCGGGATCGCGGCCGCACGATGCAGTTGAGCATTGTGGGGCAGCGGAGCATGAGCATCACGAGCGACCAGGCCGGTAAGCTGCATCAGCTGCGCCGGCCGACCTTTGCCGAACTTTACTTGCCGAAACTCGTCACCGTCTGGCGCGAAGGCTATGGCGCCGCGGATTTCCGCGCCGACGTCTTCGCCGGTCTCACCGTCGCGATCGTGGCGCTGCCGCTGTCGATGGCGATCGCCATCGCATCGGGCGTGACGCCGGACCGCGGTCTCTACACCGCCGTCGTCGGCGGCTTCATCGTGTCGCTGCTCGGCGGCAGCCGGTTCCAGATCGGCGGGCCGGCGGGCGCCTTCATCGTGCTGGTCGCGGTGACCGCGGAGCGGCACGGCGTCGACGGTGTGATCCTCGCCACCATGATGGCGGGACTGTTCCTGATCGCCGCGGGCCTGCTCCGGGTCGGCACCTACATCAAGTTCATTCCCTATCCCGTCACGGTCGGCTTCACCGCCGGCATCGCCGTCATCATCTTCGCCAGCCAGCTGCGCGATCTCTTTGGGATCACGCTCGCGGGGAAGGAGCCCAGCGAGTTCGTGCCGAAGCTGGTTGCGCTCGCCGGCGGCCTCAACAGCATCAATCCATCCGCCGTCGCGGTCGCCATCGTCAGCATCGTCATCATCGCGGCCTTGCGGGTCTGGCGCCCATCCTGGCCCGGCATCCTGATCGCGGTCGCACTCGCGGCCGTCGCCAGCGCCGTGCTGTCGCTGCCGGTCGAAACCATCGGCTCGCGCTTCGGCGGCATTCCGCGTGAATTGCCCTCGCCGGCGCTCCCTGCGTTCTCGCTGGAGAAGGCGAGGGCCGTGCTGCCGGATGCGATCGCGTTTGCGTTGCTCGCTGCGATCGAATCGCTGCTGTCGGCGGTGGTGGCCGACGGCATGACCGGACGCCGTCACCGCTCCAATTGCGAGCTGGTGGCGCAGGGCGCGGCCAATATCGGCTCGGCGCTGTTCGGCGGCATCTGCGTCACCGGCCTGATCGCGCGCACCGCGACCAACATCCGCGCTGGTGCGCGCGGGCCGCTCGCAGGGATGCTGCACTCCGTGTTCCTGCTGCTGTTCATGCTGATCGCAGCTCCCCTGGCGAGCTACATTCCGCTGGCCGCGCTCGCCTCGGTACTGGTCGTGGTCGCCTGGACCATGGCGGAGAAGCATGAATTCGCGACGCTGCTGCGGTCCTCCTGGGGCGATGCCGTCGTGCTGCTCGCGACCTTCCTGCTGACGATCTTCCGCGACCTCACCGAAGGCATCCTGGTCGGCTTCGCGCTCGGCGCAGTGCTGTTCATCCATCGCATGGCGGAGATGACGGGCATCGAGGAGCGCACCCCGCTGGTCGACGCCGACCGCCCCGACGACGGCAATGGCGACCGCGTTCCCTACGATCCCGGCCTGGCGGTCGATCGCGACGTGCTGGTCTACCGCATCACCGGCGCGTTCTTCTTCGGCGCCGCCTCGGCGATCGGCAGCGTCCTCGACGGCATCGCCGACGGGCGCAAGGCCTTCGTGGTCGATTTCGCCGCGGTGCCGTTCCTGGATTCCACGGCGGCCAACGTGCTCGGGCGCGTCGCCGCCAAGGCCCACCGCCAGGGCATCAAGCTGTTCATCACGGGGGCCTCGCCCACGGTTCGCCGCGCGCTGCTCACCCACGGCGTGACGCCGCCGCGTGCCCGCTACCGCCAAAACCTCGCGCGCGCCATTGCCGACATCAAGGGCTCCCCCGCCGGTGAGGCCGCGGATTAGCGGCGCTTGACAGACCCTTCGGGACGCGAAATGGATCGCCTCGGAAACGACCCGGGGGAAAGATGACCGCGCCCAAGACGCCTGCCGCCTGTCTGATCGGATGGCCGGCGGCGCATTCGCGCTCGCCGCTGATCCATCATTACTGGCTGCGCACGCTCGGCATCGAGGGCGGCTATGTCATCGAGGCGGTTCCGCCCGAGGATCTCAGGGACTTCGTGCTCAGGCTGTCGCTGCGCGGCTTCGTCGGCGCCAACGTCACCATCCCGCACAAGGAGGGCGTGCTTGCGCTGTCGAAGCCCGATGCGCGCGCAACCGCCGTGGGCGCCGCCAACACGCTGTGGATCGAGGACGGCGAGCTGTGCTCGACTAACACCGACGTCGAAGGCTTCATCGGCAATCTCGATGCCAGCGCACCTGGCTGGGACGCGGCCGAAGAGGCGCTCGTGCTCGGGGCCGGCGGCTCCGCGCGCGCGGTCGTATTCGGCCTGCGCGAGCGCGGCATCAAGCGCATCCATCTCGCCAATCGCACCATCGCGCGAGCCGCGACACTCGCAACACAGTTCGGGCCGCATGTGCATGCCGTGACGTGGGACAGCATCAACGAAATCCTGCCGCGCGCAAAACTGCTCGTGAACACGACCTCGCTCGGCATGCACGGCCAGCCTCCGCTCGACGTCGATGTGGCGCGCGTGCCGCAAGATGCCGTCGTCGCCGATCTCGTCTATGTCCCGCTGGTGACGCCGCTACTTGCGCAAGCGCAGGCGCGCGGCCTGAAGACCGCCGACGGGCTCGGCATGCTGCTGCATCAGGCGGTGCGCGGCTTCGAGCTGTGGTTCGGCCGGCGGCCGCAAGTCACGGCCGAGCTGCGCGCCTTGGTCGAGGCCGATCTCACAAAGTCTTGAGAGGGCCGCGGCGAATAGCACACCATCTCCGGAGTTCTAACCCGTGGGGGCAATCGGAGACCGAAATGACCATTCAACGCGTAACTTTCGCACGTCCATTGATCGCCGTCGCGATGGTGGCCCTCTCGACTTACTGCGCCTTCGCGCAAAGGGCACCGGTGCCGACCCGCGTGCGCGGCACCATCGAGAGCGTCACTGGCGACACCATGCAGGTCAAGTCGCGCACCGGCGAGGACGTGAAGCTCCACATCGCCACTGACGTGAACGTGTCAGGCATTACCAAGATTTCGCTCGCCGACATCAAGCCGGGTTCGTTCATCGGCGCGACCACCGTGCCCGGGCCGGACGGCGGCCAGAACGCGGTCGAGGTTCACGTTTTTCCGGAGAGCATGCGCGGCACCGGCGAGGGTTCGCGGCCCTGGGACCTCAAGCCCAATTCCAGCATGACCAATGCGACGGTCGCCGAGAGTGTGGTCGGCAATGACGGTCACACGCTGCTGGTGAAGTACAAGGACGGCGAGAAGAAAGTGTTCGTTGCCGACAACACGCCGGTCGTCACCTTCGTGCCCAGCGACAAATCCGAGTTGAAGCCGGGCGCCAAGGTCATCGCCTTTATCAAGCAATTGCCGGACGGCTCCTTCGAAGCGAACCGCATCAGCGTCGGCCGCGACGGCCTGACGCCGCCGATGTGAGGGCGGAAGCGGAGGACTCGTAGGGTGGGCAAAGGCGCGCTTGCGCCGTGCCCACGCTCTCTCTCGCGTCGCGCGACCAATGGTGGGCACGCTTACGCTTGCCCACCCTACAACACCGTCTCCGCGGCTACACCGCAATCACATGATCGTCGATCTCGTCCACCCTGTTGACGCCGCACAGGCCCATGGTGGTGAGCAGCTCTTTCTGGATGATGTCGATCGCCTTGGCGACGCCGGCCTGGCCGCCGGCGCCGAGGCCATAGGCGTAGGCGCGGCCGATCATGCAGGATTTTGCGCCGAGCGCGAGCGCGCGCATCACGTCCTGGCCGGAGCGGATGCCGCCGTCGAACATGATCTCCATCTTCTCGCCGACCGCATCCGCGATCTCGGGCAGCACTTCGATCGAGGACGGCGCGCCGTCGAGCTGGCGGCCGCCATGGTTGGAGACGACGAGCGCCTGCGCGCCGGTCTTGGCGGCTTCCTCGGCGTCCTCGACGTCGAGGATGCCCTTGATGATGAGCTTGCCCGGCCAGATGCTGCGGACCCACTCGACGTCCTTCCAGTTCAGCGAGGTGTCGAACTGTGACGCCGTCCATTCGGCGAGGCGGTTGAGGTCCTCGGTGTTCTTCACATGGCCGGCGATGTTGCCGAAGGTGCGGCGCTTGCCTTGCAGCACGCCGGAGACCCAGGCCGGCTTGCTGGCGAAATCCAGAAGCTTCGACAGCGACCATTCCGGGGGCACCGTCATGCCGTTCTTGATGTCGGCATGGCGCTGACCGATCACCTGCAAATCGACGGTGAGCACCAGCGCGCTGCACTTGGCGGCCATCGCGCGCTGGATCAGCTCCTTGATGAAGCCGCGGTCTTTCATCACGTAGAGCTGGAACCAGAACGGCTTTTCGACATTGGCGGCGATGTCCTCGATCGAGCAGATCGACATCGTCGATTGCGTGAACGGGATGCCGGCGGCCTGCGCCGCGCGGCAGGCATGGATCTCGCCGTCGCCATGCTGCATGCCGAGCAGGCCGACGGGCGCGAGGATCAGCGGCATGGTCGAGGGCTCGCCGAGGATCGAGGTCGAGGTGTCGCGCTTGGAGACATCGACCAGGATGCGCTGGCGGAATTTTATTGCCTGCATGTCCTCGCGATTGGCGCGCAGCGTTTCCTCGGCATAGGAGCCGCGGTCGCAATAGTCGAAGAACGCCTTCGGCACGCGGCGCTTATGCAGCGCGCGGAGATCGTCGATACAGGTGATGTGCTTCATGAACGTTTCCCGGCCCGTCTAATTCGGAAGTCTTGCATCGGAAGAGCGAGGGGTCATCTAGCATGGTTGGATGCATAGCCAAATCGTTTGCAAATCGTTCGAGAGGAGGGCGCCATGACGAAGCCGCACGCCACACCGTCGCCGGAAGAGCTCAAGGAAAAGCGCGATCTCGAGGAAGCGCTGGAGGAGGGTCTGGAAGAGACCTTTCCGGGCTCCGATCCCGTCAACGTCACCCAGCCGGCGCCAAGCCGCGGGGACGGCCATGTCAAGCGAAGCGACTAGGCAGGTTCCAGCCTGTTCCTCTGTTCCTCCAGGAAATATAGTGTTAACAATACGTTATCGGGCGACCCGCACGCCCGGTTCCGTAACGATTTATCATATTTTTTGAAGCCAAGTTTGCCGCGATAGCTTTATAAGACCTCAGCACATCAGGGATGCGGGGCCCGTTCGGGCAGCCCGTGGTTGCAGAGGGGATCCCTGGTTGTTGCGTGGGGGACGATATGAGCCGCAAATATTTCGGGACGGATGGGATTCGGGGCCGCGCCAACGGTCTGATCACACCGGAGCTCGCGCTCAAGGTCGGCCAGGCCGCAGGCCTCGCCTTTCAGCGCGGCGACCACCGCCATCGGGTCGTGATCGGCAAGGACACCCGCCTGTCCGGCTACATGATCGAATATGCGATGGTCGCAGGCTTCACCTCGGTCGGTATGGACGTGCTGCTGGTCGGCCCGATGCCGACGCCCGCGGTCGCGATGCTGACGAAGTCGATGCGCGCCGATCTCGGCGTCATGATCTCGGCCTCGCACAATCTGTTCGAGGACAACGGCATCAAGCTGTTCGGGCCGCAGGGCTTCAAGCTCTCCGACGACGTCGAGCGGCAGATCGAGCAACTGCTCGACGAATCCCTCGACAAGCGGCTCGCGCAAAGTGCGAGCCTGGGCCGCGCCCGCCGCATCGACGGCGTGCATGACCGCTACATCGAATTCGCCAAGCGCACGCTGCCGCGTGATCTGTCGCTGGACGGCCTGCGCGTCGTGGTCGATTGCGCCAATGGCGCCGCCTACAAGGTGGTGCCGGAGGCGCTGTGGGAGCTGGGTGCCGATGTCGTGCCGATCGGTGTCGAGCCTGACGGCTTCAACATCAACAAGGAATGCGGCTCCACCTCGCCGGAGGCGCTGTCGAAGAAGGTGCGCGAGATGCGCGCCGACATCGGAATCGCGCTCGACGGCGATGCCGACCGTGTCATCCTGGTCGACGAGCGCGGCCATATCGTCGACGGCGACCAGTTGCTCGCCGTGATCGCGCAGAGCTGGAAGGAAGACGGCCGGCTGTCCCGCCCCGGCATCGTCGCCACCGTGATGTCCAATCTCGGTCTCGAGCGCTTCCTGAACGGGCAGGGGCTCGATCTCGTGCGCACGCCGGTCGGCGACCGCTACGTGCTCGAGCAGATGCTGAACGGCGGCTACAATCTCGGCGGCGAGCAATCGGGCCACATCATCCTGTCCGACTACGCCACCACCGGCGACGGCTTCGTTGCTGCCTTGCAGGTGCTGGCGGTGGTGCAGAAGTCGCGGCGGCCGGTTTCCGAAGTCTGCCACCGCTTCGATCCGCTGCCGCAGATCCTCAAGAACGTCCGCCACAAGGGCGGCAAGCCACTCGATGATTCCGACGTCAAGTCGGCGATCTCCGACGGCGAGAAGCGTCTCAACGGTCATGGCCGCCTCCTGATCCGCTCCTCCGGCACCGAGCCCGTCATCCGCGTCATGGGCGAGGGCGAAGACCGCATCCTCGTCGAAGACGTCGTCGACACCATCGTCACCGCACTGGGGCAAGCCGCGGCCTGAGGTTTTCAAGCGCGAGCGGGGGGCGATGATCTCACCCCACGGGCAGTATCGTAGGGTGGGCGAAGCGAAGCGTGCCCACGCCTCTGTCGTCGCATCGGAAAGTACGTGGGCACGGCGTAAGGGCGCCTTTGCCCACCCTACGATTCCGGACTTGCGGAGAATAGGACGCTCGCATCCCAGCTATTTGCGATTGGCGGTGGTCTGGTTGAGCCTTGCGACGTAACAAACGAGCGCGGCAATCTGCCGCGCTGGGATCGCTGCATTGAACAAGCCTGTCGTCCTACCTGCGGAAACGCTGACCGAGCCCGTCATCGTCAATGACGTGACGCCTGCCAAGGCAGCCGCGGGCCCGGCCTACATCGTCCTCGCCGGCATCAGCGTTTCGCACTTCCTCAACGACACCATGCAGTCGCTGATCGCCTCGGTGTACCCGATCCTGAAGGACGCTTACGCGCTCGATTTCGCGCAGATCGGCCTGATCACGCTGGCCTTCCAGTTCACGGCCTCGCTGCTCCAGCCGGTGGTCGGGCATTACACCGACAAGAAGGCGCAGCCCTATTCGCTGGCGATCGGCATGGCCTCGACCTTCTTCGGACTTCTGCTGCTCAGCGCCGCGCACCAATATCTCGTCATTCTCGTCGCCGCCGCGCTGGTCGGGCTCGGCTCGGCGGTGTTTCACCCCGAATCCGCGCGCATCGCGCGGCTCGCCTCCGGCGGACGTTACGGTTTCGCGCAATCGGTGTTCCAGCTTGGCGGCAGCTTCGGCACCTCGATGGGCCCGGTACTCGCCGCGCTCATCGTCGTGCCGTTCGGGCAGGGCAGCATCGCCTGGTTCTCCTCGATCGCCTTTCTTGCGATCCTGATCCTCTGGCGGATCGGTCGCTGGTACGCGCCGCAGATCACCGCGAAGAAGGCGGCTCCTGCGCACACCCAGCCGGGTGGGCCGAGCTCGCGCCGCGTCGCGGTCGCGCTGCTCGTGCTGGTGGCGCTGTTGTTCTCGAAGCAGCTCTACGTCTCGAGCCTGTCGAGCTACTACATCTTCTATCTGATCGACCGCTTCGGCGTGTCGACGCAGGCCGCGCAGATCTATCTCTTCGTCTTCCTCGCCGCGAACGCTGTCGGCGCATTTCTCGGTGGTCCCCTGGGTGATCGGTTCGGCCGCAAGATCGTGATCTGGATCTCGATCCTCGGCGCGCTGCCGTTTACGCTGGCGCTGCCCTATGCCGGCCTCTACGCCAGCGCCGTGCTCAGCGTGATCATCGGCCTGATCATCTCCTCGACCACGTCCTCCATCATCGTGTTCGCGCAGGAGCTGGTGCCGCATCGGTTCGGCATGATCTCCGGCGTGTTCTTCGGCGTCGCCTTCGGCATCGGAGGGTTGGGCGCCGCCGTGCTGGGCAAGCTCGCCGATCACACCTCGATCGCGTTCGTCTACCAGGTCTGTGCTTATCTGCCGGCGATCGGGCTGCTCGCCGTGTTCCTGCCGAAAATGCCGCGGCACGCGCGTTAACGCATCCTCTCTTGCCGCATTGCGGCTTCACACATCGTTAGGAATTGCGGCGAGTGCGCCGCATTCGGCGCGGCATTAGTGCAACGCTCGCGCGGCGTGCGCGTGTGCGGTCAGAAAAAATCAACCTTAAAAATTAGGGTTAAGTGGCGCTTAAACATTTGCTGGCATCGTCCGCCCGTGAGTTTCCAGAACGTGGGGCGTCTGCATTTTGCCTCACCGGCCATAAGGACGAAGCCAATGCGTAGCGTTAAGAC comes from Bradyrhizobium sp. CCGE-LA001 and encodes:
- a CDS encoding helix-turn-helix domain-containing protein — protein: MITSFQMRAARALLGIDQKTLAELAGVSLPTIQRMEASTGNVRGVVETLIKVVEAFDRAGVELIGEQARSDSGGRGVRLKEPGPPRRVGA
- a CDS encoding shikimate dehydrogenase → MTAPKTPAACLIGWPAAHSRSPLIHHYWLRTLGIEGGYVIEAVPPEDLRDFVLRLSLRGFVGANVTIPHKEGVLALSKPDARATAVGAANTLWIEDGELCSTNTDVEGFIGNLDASAPGWDAAEEALVLGAGGSARAVVFGLRERGIKRIHLANRTIARAATLATQFGPHVHAVTWDSINEILPRAKLLVNTTSLGMHGQPPLDVDVARVPQDAVVADLVYVPLVTPLLAQAQARGLKTADGLGMLLHQAVRGFELWFGRRPQVTAELRALVEADLTKS
- a CDS encoding SulP family inorganic anion transporter, coding for MSITSDQAGKLHQLRRPTFAELYLPKLVTVWREGYGAADFRADVFAGLTVAIVALPLSMAIAIASGVTPDRGLYTAVVGGFIVSLLGGSRFQIGGPAGAFIVLVAVTAERHGVDGVILATMMAGLFLIAAGLLRVGTYIKFIPYPVTVGFTAGIAVIIFASQLRDLFGITLAGKEPSEFVPKLVALAGGLNSINPSAVAVAIVSIVIIAALRVWRPSWPGILIAVALAAVASAVLSLPVETIGSRFGGIPRELPSPALPAFSLEKARAVLPDAIAFALLAAIESLLSAVVADGMTGRRHRSNCELVAQGAANIGSALFGGICVTGLIARTATNIRAGARGPLAGMLHSVFLLLFMLIAAPLASYIPLAALASVLVVVAWTMAEKHEFATLLRSSWGDAVVLLATFLLTIFRDLTEGILVGFALGAVLFIHRMAEMTGIEERTPLVDADRPDDGNGDRVPYDPGLAVDRDVLVYRITGAFFFGAASAIGSVLDGIADGRKAFVVDFAAVPFLDSTAANVLGRVAAKAHRQGIKLFITGASPTVRRALLTHGVTPPRARYRQNLARAIADIKGSPAGEAAD
- the glmM gene encoding phosphoglucosamine mutase, with the translated sequence MSRKYFGTDGIRGRANGLITPELALKVGQAAGLAFQRGDHRHRVVIGKDTRLSGYMIEYAMVAGFTSVGMDVLLVGPMPTPAVAMLTKSMRADLGVMISASHNLFEDNGIKLFGPQGFKLSDDVERQIEQLLDESLDKRLAQSASLGRARRIDGVHDRYIEFAKRTLPRDLSLDGLRVVVDCANGAAYKVVPEALWELGADVVPIGVEPDGFNINKECGSTSPEALSKKVREMRADIGIALDGDADRVILVDERGHIVDGDQLLAVIAQSWKEDGRLSRPGIVATVMSNLGLERFLNGQGLDLVRTPVGDRYVLEQMLNGGYNLGGEQSGHIILSDYATTGDGFVAALQVLAVVQKSRRPVSEVCHRFDPLPQILKNVRHKGGKPLDDSDVKSAISDGEKRLNGHGRLLIRSSGTEPVIRVMGEGEDRILVEDVVDTIVTALGQAAA
- a CDS encoding MFS transporter, producing the protein MNKPVVLPAETLTEPVIVNDVTPAKAAAGPAYIVLAGISVSHFLNDTMQSLIASVYPILKDAYALDFAQIGLITLAFQFTASLLQPVVGHYTDKKAQPYSLAIGMASTFFGLLLLSAAHQYLVILVAAALVGLGSAVFHPESARIARLASGGRYGFAQSVFQLGGSFGTSMGPVLAALIVVPFGQGSIAWFSSIAFLAILILWRIGRWYAPQITAKKAAPAHTQPGGPSSRRVAVALLVLVALLFSKQLYVSSLSSYYIFYLIDRFGVSTQAAQIYLFVFLAANAVGAFLGGPLGDRFGRKIVIWISILGALPFTLALPYAGLYASAVLSVIIGLIISSTTSSIIVFAQELVPHRFGMISGVFFGVAFGIGGLGAAVLGKLADHTSIAFVYQVCAYLPAIGLLAVFLPKMPRHAR
- a CDS encoding alpha-hydroxy acid oxidase is translated as MKHITCIDDLRALHKRRVPKAFFDYCDRGSYAEETLRANREDMQAIKFRQRILVDVSKRDTSTSILGEPSTMPLILAPVGLLGMQHGDGEIHACRAAQAAGIPFTQSTMSICSIEDIAANVEKPFWFQLYVMKDRGFIKELIQRAMAAKCSALVLTVDLQVIGQRHADIKNGMTVPPEWSLSKLLDFASKPAWVSGVLQGKRRTFGNIAGHVKNTEDLNRLAEWTASQFDTSLNWKDVEWVRSIWPGKLIIKGILDVEDAEEAAKTGAQALVVSNHGGRQLDGAPSSIEVLPEIADAVGEKMEIMFDGGIRSGQDVMRALALGAKSCMIGRAYAYGLGAGGQAGVAKAIDIIQKELLTTMGLCGVNRVDEIDDHVIAV